A single genomic interval of Trichosurus vulpecula isolate mTriVul1 chromosome 6, mTriVul1.pri, whole genome shotgun sequence harbors:
- the LOC118854429 gene encoding olfactory receptor 1013-like: MEKVNHTITEFILMGFTTDPVMQLLLFVVFLVTYCITVMGNITLITLICADSRLYTAMYFFIGNLSFLDLWYSTVYTPKIMLTCISEDKSISFAGCLAQFFFSAGLACSECYLLATMAYDRYMAISKPLLYTQAMSPRLSSYLVAASYTGGFTSSIILTSETFTLTFCGDNVIDDFFCDLLPLVKLACDVKDSYQAVLYFLLATNVISPTVLILASYLFIIAAILQIRSTQGRLKAFSTCGSHLTAVTLYYGSILFIYSRPSSSYSLQRDKIVSVFCTVAMPMLNPMIYSFRNKDVKDALKKMLDRIRIS; this comes from the coding sequence ATGGAGAAAGTTAATCACACTATAACTGAGTTCATTCTGATGGGTTTTACCACAGACCCCGTGATGCAGCTGCTCCTTTTTGTTGTGTTCCTTGTAACATATTGTATAACTGTGATGGGGAATATTACTCTGATTACATTAATTTGTGCAGACTCCCGGCTCTATACAGCCATGTATTTCTTCATTGGGAACCTGTCTTTTCTTGATCTCTGGTATTCCACTGTTTATACTCCTAAAATCATGTTGACATGTATCTCTGAGGACAAGAGTATATCCTTTGCTGGTTGTCTAGCTCAGTTCTTCTTCTCAGCTGGGCTGGCATGTAGTGAATGCTACCTGTTGGCCACCATGGCATATGACCGCTACATGGCTATCTCCAAGCCACTGCTCTACACTCAGGCTATGTCCCCAAGATTATCTTCCTATCTGGTAGCAGCTTCTTATACTGGAGGCTTCACTAGCTCCATTATCCTCACAAGTGAAACATTCACCTTGACTTTCTGTGGGGATAATGTTATTGATGACTTCTTCTGTGACCTGCTCCCCCTTGTGAAACTGGCATGTGATGTGAAGGACAGTTACCAGGCTGTTCTCTATTTCCTCCTGGCCACCAATGTCATCAGTCCCACTGTGCTCATCCTGGCCTCCTACCTCTTCATCATTGCTGCCATTTTGCAGATTCGCTCTACCCAGGGCAGACTCAAAGCCTTCTCCACTTGTGGCTCTCACCTGACAGCTGTGACCCTGTACTATGGCTCCATTCTCTTCATTTATTCCCGTCCTAGTAGCAGCTACTCTCTGCAGAGGGATAAGATTGTGTCTGTGTTCTGCACTGTGGCGATGCCCATGTTGAACCCAATGATCTACAGCTTCAGGAACAAAGATGTCAAAGATGCCTTGAAGAAAATGCTAGATCGAATACGAATTTCATAA